The DNA sequence TTGAACCCTTCTCATAACCACACATTTTTGCCTCCTATGAATTCAtgtttgttattttattattattattaatattttttgttgGTGTCTAACTACCTACTCTATAGAATGGGATGGGGTAATGATGAGGAGGTTCAAACTTAAGACCCCCTGGTGGAGGTGGGCTAAGCATGCCACAGCTTCACCAACTGCGCAGTTGTTGTTCATGTCTGTTACCATCCTCTTCCCTATCCCTCCTCAGATCACACCATGCTTCCTTTTCACCAGCACTGCTTCATACGGAATTTGGTACTGTTTGTTGTGAATATAATCAgattggttttgttttgttttgttttgtttttttgttttttcctggTAAAGAATCAGATTGGTTTTGTTCGTAGCTTTGAATTTTGCACGATAGCTTCATACGGATCTGGCAAATGCTATGAAAGTACAAACTGCAACATACAGTCTTAAAAGGAGTTTCTTTAGGCTAATATACATGACAAACCAAATGCATTCTGAATGGATATCACAACTGAGGCATCAAACTTCAGTTTCTGCATCATCGTAACAAAAATAAGGTCCACCTACACACTACACACTACACAGTGAAATATACATAGAAGAGCGATGAATCACAAAATCCCAACTGCAGTAACAAACTTAGACTTGATcatcttttaaaaataaaataaaataaaaactaaaaaaacagGTTCACTAAAGAAATTTGCCCTTTGGGGGGAGCCCAAATGAGAGTTTGGGGATGGTTCATGTGGAAGCGGGTTCATATCAGTATGCGAAGTGGAGGTGTTCCTGAGTTTTGGTGACGAAGATTCTGCTGCTAGTCATGAAGCAGCTGAAAACTGTGTGCCTGGAGTAGTAGTTCCACATCAAGCTTCGTTTTTTGCCCTTTAAATCTTGGCGTGCAGGGATCCTCTTTCTGCTGCAAGGTTTTGTAGAGCCAAGGTCTGTAGAACGTATGCATTTTGCAATGCAAAATGACACCTTCCAACGGATTAATATTCACAGACCATTGAGTGAAAATATCACAGAAGAGAGTATCATATTCCGGCGGCAGCAGCGAGGGAGTCTGTGATCAGTCTTTAATGGCATGATGCCATGGTGGGAGCAGGGGTTGGGAACCAGGTGAGTTACAGGGGAGGGACGAGGGAGCAAAATGCAGTGGGCAGAGGagagggtgggggggggaggagTGAGGCGCTGAGATGGGGAGGGAGCAGGGAGAGGGTgacattgcaaaaaaaaaaaaaaaaaaaaaaaaaattacttgaaagagaaatataatcaagagaggaaaaagaaaagaaaatttggttACAAATAGGTTAACCCTTTTATTTAATGACCCTGCACAAATGAAGTCTGAACAGGGCACCTGGCCGGCATCCAGTGCATGGACGCTAGGGAGTAAGGAACATAATCTACAAGGTAAGAAGAGTACAGTACACAGTACACATCAACCTCTTCCAATTCCTTACCAAAGACTCATAACTTACAGATGATGCTTTGGATCTCTCATCACAATCTCTTCAAAATGAAAGAGCAGCAAGAAAAGTGTACGAACCGCCTTGAAGTATTGGAACAAGAACCTGACAAAAATTCACAAATTCATGGCaaaaaaaacaggaaaaaaaattgtgtgaTCATGATGTATAGAGAGCAGAGCTTATTCCTCCCTCAAAGGAATAGTTGGCATGGCAGCTCAGGTTTCCATACACCAATGCAGCCTAGGCCATCTCGATATCAATACAGAAAAACTAGATCATCTACACCAATTATTGCCAATTCAAGTCCACCGACAAAActcaaagtgaaatcagttGAGAACATTAAGGACCAACTTGCGAGACTTCACAACGGACCACTTCAAGCGACGGTAATAACCAGCCTGGAGAAGTGCAAGTGATAGCAGAAATATCCATTTGAATCCCATCTGTATTTGAAAGCTAATAAGTGAGAAATTACTACTTTAAATTGAGATGCCACTAGATGAAAAACTGAGTCCACCCTTACCAGTTTCCTCTCTTCCATTTCTGGTTCAGCTGCCCAAGACAAGAATGTCACAACATCTTTCCCCATCTGCACCATGTGAAAAGACTGAGTATACAGATATTTGAAAGCAACCCATGCATATTCTTAACAAGGCCTAACATACTGCATTGTTAGACTTCAACAATTACCTGAGACTCCGTTGCAGGGGTACCATCCTCATACTCAACAGCATCATCAATCAACATTTTGGGCATAGCTATTGCCCCTCCTGGGAAGTATGGATTATAGTGTAGCCCTTCTCGAATCTAAAATGCCAATAAAGAATAGATAAAAGGGTTCAGAATGAAAGAGAACCATCAacacaaaaatagaagaagtacatgagaaaaaaaaaagggggggggcgGTTTACCAAACTTCTCAATCACTCACTATAACTGTGATACATCGCAAATTTATCGATGCCATCCCAGTAGGATATACCTCCCTtaacccttttttatttatcaattcGGTTTccttgtttttatttcatttcctgAAACTTTCCTTGGCCACATCCATAACCCTACTGCCAAGCCATAGCACACCTTAATCTCATAAACCACCATTAATACCTTCAATCAATGGCCTGCACGTCTATATCTCAATATCCAACCACCAGCCATTAGGATTTGATCAATTGATCCCCCTaatgtagaaacgtaaccctaaaacgatgcagaagataatggaaaaacaaaacaaacaatgcacacggattttacgaggttcggcaaggttgcctacgtccccggtgagatgagatcctgtttcactatcaatggagaatagggttacagcgctcgtcctcacacctctcagtgttgcttgcattacagagaaagaaaccctcgctacaaatatatagcgagaaaaaaccctaatccgaatcaaactacaattgccaccctaatccggattaaattacaattgccctcaaataaaaaattcgagcggggggctgcgcccccctacaccccctgctatgcaggggggcctcctgccccccttgcaacccccatggcccgctaaccggctagcgggaccgccgtcctggctgtctaggtgctgcaccagtactccttgaattaaactgcgacggaatacaagacatcatacaccaacacctAAGTGGTTCATCAATCTAGCAGCCCATCGGACTCTAATCATAAACTTGATTGTCCACCATCATATGtaccctcccccccaaaaaaaaagaagagtttcTCAGTAGATTTTCAAAACCTCACCAACACTCAGGTTGCCAATAAAAACATACCAAAGTCATTGGGCAGGAGAATTATGGATTTTATAGAACACGGTTCAGGTTGCACAACTTCAAGCAGATGTAACATATTTTAACTAATCTACATGATCAAGGAAGCAGAGAATTACCGAAACACCAGCAGGAGGATCACGGTAGCCAGTTAGGAGGGAAAATACATAGTTCTGACCATTGTGGCGAGCCTGAAAGGACAAAGGTTGAATACTGCTGCATTCACCAGTTATTATAGGAAggaattaaaattcaaaaagttGTGATTACCTTGGTGATAAGACTCAGATCTGGGGGATATGCACCTCCATTGGCAAACCTTGCAGCTTGTTCATTTAGATACGGCTGAGGGAAACGATCACTGATCTTACCAGGGCGAGTGAACATCTCACCTTCATCATTAGGCCCATCGACCACCTCAATCTCCGCAGCCATAGctttggtttcttcttctgtATATGCCACTCCCACAAGATCACGGAATGAAAGTAAAGACACCGAATGGCAAGATGCACAAACTTGTTGGTACACCTGGTGACCACGACGGATCCTGCTCACATGTGATAAGTGCTCAAAAGCATTATGCTGCATTCAAAGAACCAAAACAGATTTAGAACAGACAGAAGAATCATCTACTCACGATGAATGGTCATAGGAGCTGAGAATTCCTTCATGAGGCCAGGGGTAATTTGGACACTCTAACCCATGTTCTGCCTCATCAGCAGATGCTACTGTTGCAAAACTCAATAGCCCAGAAACACCTGCTCCAAGGAGTGCAAACAATCTAAGCGACTTCATGCCAGCAGATCTAGAACCATCTTGATCCTGCTTTGATATAAGGGATGACAACGCTGGAGGGGCCTGCAAATTAGAAAGCAGATactattagcaaaaaaaaaaaagtgaaaagtaTACTCAAGGATAGAATTTCGGGTGGATTGGGTCAGATACAATGTCAAACAAAAACCTGATAAACCACTTAGAACAAGGTTCCGATGACAGGCTTGGACTGATCCTCGTACATAACAATGTGAACTGGCCAATACATCACAGATTGGATCAATATTGACCAGGACATGTCAAAACCCGATTGAGATCCAAATTCCTTAATCCTTGAGTCGAAATTTGACTAAACTTCAAGGCATGTTTGAATACAgaatcagaaaaaagaaaagaaaaaaaaaaaaagaaaaggtaaaatGTCCAGTGAAATATTTGTCCAACAATTGACCACCAATGCCACCTTCTGTACATTTTCCCTGTTGGACTTTGATCCCTGTGAAAGATTGTCTGGCTATTGCTTGACCTAGTTCTTATACTTAGGTTAGTTAGAGAACATAAAGAATAGCATACAAGCTCAGCCAAACAACCTGTAAACTAAACATAGCAAGAAATTCATTGATGTAAAGGCCAAGGGGGAATAATAGTAAGTTACAACTAACCTAGAAAGGCTAAATTATTGAGAGCTTCGCAGCTAAAAGAGCCCTTTtaatatttcaaaattcaaatgagGGATGAAAGAGTGAAAGTCCAAAACTAAGggctttttttggtaaataacaAGAGTAGTCATCTCTTTCTTCATGATGAGAATCCTTTACGGTAAACCAGGCTTGATTCCATCAAAAGTTCTTGCTCAAAAATGCacatggattgaactaaaaaattTTGGAGACGTCAACAGCTAAAGGCTTACTATTCCTACCGATAAACACTAAAAATAGGTGATCCAAAGACCAACGAAGACTTCTGCAGCTCAGGTACAATAACCGAGGAACCAGATTCGAAGTTCCAGCTAGAACTTCCGGCAGAGATCATATCTCGACTTGAAACTGTACAGGATGGGTCGTTTCTATCACAGGGATAAtccctttaaatttcaaactgATCCGAAGAGTATTAGTAGAGTCGATGTCAACACTTAAGGGCTGCAGTTACTGCTCAGAAACAGGGGCGTAAGGAAAGAGAATAACAGGGGGGAAAAAAGGGAGGAAGGGAAATAAACAGATGAGAAGAATAAGGAAAGAGATTAAGGAAGAGACTCAATCTGAGAagaactgaaatcaaaccaaatggaagagagaagggagaaggtaGACCTGCACACACAGTTCTTGGCCGCAAcatcatagtgaaattttcattcaaTATTCCCCTCTGAATATCTTGGTGAGAGCTCACATATATAAAACaattcaaaataggaaaagaacTCCTACCATAAGATAAGGAAAAGTTCATCCTACACTAAAACTCTTCAAAACAGAATTGGAAGAGGTGTGGAACTGTTGGTAGAGTTTCCCACCTGTACAAgcaattaatttataaaaaataataggaaaattatcttgtaccacccctatttTTAAACTTTATAAGACATATCATCCTagttttctaaaaatatcaaCCGCACCCCTAAAGCCTAACACCGTTGGTTCTGAAGTGGAAAAGACCCTTTTGACCTTGTTATGCATAACACCTCTCTTTGCTTGTAATTGTTGTTGCTCTGAGAAAATGCTgcgttattttttttaattatttttttatttttattttttgagacgTTAATGGTGTTCTTAAGTGAACCCTCATTAGgcccccatcaccaccatccCTTCCACCCCAGCCGCCACCATCCATGGCTGCTTCCTCCTCTCCACAACACCTAACCCCAACTCCAACCACAATCACCGCCGTTACTAGCACCAACATCATCACTGCGACCCCCACCGGCACCTGTTCCAACCCCTAATCCTTCCTCCAGATGCCTCCATCCCCCTTGTTGGTCCCATGAAGAAACTGTAGCCCTCATCGATTCCTACCGTGAGAAATGGTGCACCATCCGCCGTGGAAACCTCAAGGCCTCCCACTGGCAAGAAGTCGCCGACACCATCGGTAGCCGGTGCTGCTTTGCCACCCTGCTGTTACTGCTCCGTTATTGCCGCTGTTGGCCGCCTCACCCATGGAATCACACTATCCCTGCCATAGTGTGTGGCAAGAGATCTTTTTTTGAAGATATTCCAAGCCCTCCTGTTTCCTCTAAGAGAATCTATTGTTCTTCCTCTACTTCCCCTATTCGATTCTCCCCACCAAGGCCTATCGCTGCTACTTCACCAACACCTAACAACAACTTCTCGTCTTTATCATCTGTATCTGATCAGATTAGTTCTGCTTCAGTGGCAGCATCGACGCACAATCTCAATCATCTCGGAGCTATTTTCCCTGATATGGATATCTTCACAAAAGATTTCTGCAAGGTTTCCCATTAATTAACACAAAGGGAGAGAAGCACTAAACCTGCAATTCAATGTTGATCGGttcaatttgggggtttttacATAGACGGGTAAAACAGTAAGTTTACCTTCCTCAAGGGTAAACTTGTCATTTGGAAAATACCAACCTTACCACGTCATCACTAGACGATTTTGATCtaacggaatggatttaagagtcATTTTGTTTGCAAAATAGGGTACACACTAGATATTTTGGGCAAATTAGGGTGGTATTTCATATAAAGTTTAAAAATagggggtggtacaagataattttccaaaataataataacaaaagatAAACCTAAGACTAAACCCAATGTGTAACTGCATCAGAAGGCTGGGCATAGAGACCAATCAGTTGCAGAGGTGataccttgacaactatgcgaccccccccccccttttttttgggggggcgtagggggggggggggaacctcACAGTGCATGAAACAATTTATGGAGACATATTAGCTCTCTTTGCATGTTGTAAGGGCAATGTTACAGCTCTTAGTATCTAAGTTTGAATATCCATCTTGTCTAATTTCAAGAACAACATTATTTTGGAGTTCTGTAACATAAAACATGAAACTGTACATATAGTGTCACATATGGGTTTTGGGGTCAATGTTCTTGACAATAACAAATACAGTCCTGTCTATGTCAATATCATACTAATGAAAATTTCCAAACAAAGCCAAAAGATAATAGACCATTTGTAGAACCTGTCCACCTACAGTAAGATCTGAATCACTTGTAGGGGgcatttgaataaaaaataagaataataattgATAATAGTAACAATAGgacaaataataaaaagaaattatggaTCACAAGAGAACTTCCTTTTGAAACATAAAATTAGATGTTTGCAAAAAGgttctattttcttttgaaggCAAGCACTTGGGTGGAAAAGTTACACTTTTACCCACTTTACTCTGCCATTCACCCCTCCAACAGCCAAGGCCCACCTCACGCACCCTACCCTCCCCTCCCCGCCAATCAAATGGGTCCTTTATGGAACTTGCATTTAGGGTGGCATATTGAGAGATTTGCCACTTTTTTGGGGCATCAACTGCGAAGGATTCAGAGATAAAGGTATTATGTATGTTAGTGAGGAGTGCAGCCTATTTTTGGTTGTTGGCTCCCTCATTGATGTGTACAAGGTGCAGATCGTATCGTTAAGAAAGCTGcttccttgttttgtttttatcttctctcttttttcttttcttcttaatgtAATTTTAGCAAATAGGAGAAACATTGATAATGTTGACAGTAATGATATcactattattgttgttgttgcaacGGTGATGATCATAATTATGGTAATAAATAAGATATAATTCAAACCAACAGTAATTGTGCAGAGTCTGCGGTACTCCCTCGTTGACTTTATCATCACTCTTCAGACTAATTATGAAAGCAGAACCAATTTGCAAGGCAAATATCAAGACATAAAGACAATAGGAAGAAAACCAAACCAAGTAATTATGGGAAATGCAAGAAGACCTCAACAGATGGAACACCTAATCCACAAGCCTACTACCCATGCTTAATAGGCCTCTTATAGGAACAGCACCTCGAGTGAGAAACCATGGAATAATTGACTgataaactttaaagtttgaATTACAATGAATTAATTGTAAAATTCAACAAGCATCAGGGGGGTTGGAAACTAGAAAGATGACCATTCCGTCAACATTTTGAACCTCAACAAAGAAACTTGTGAACTAACCAACatcttaaaagaaaatcactCTCAAGAGTATCAATTGTTCCAGAACTTTGCATTTTCTCAAAATCCCAGACGAATTTAGATCAGATCACAATTAATtactaattgaaaattttcttaagaAACATATTTCTTCAAGAGATCAATCAAAGATAGAACTGGACACACTTTACAGAAGTCTAGAGTGTAGCCTctgaaaattattattaaattttaaaaataaatattttgatagataGCCATAGAGGGACCAAAaggaatgaaaataaaagagaaaaaatttgcTCTTTAGCTCAAGCCGCATTCACAAGTCGTGACTCTTTAGCTTacagtgaaggaaaactatTTGATCAGTCCAAACACCAAACAGAATCTCCAATATTTGACAGATGCATATCATTTATATTTCCAGAAACCCTGAATAGCAGAGCCACA is a window from the Macadamia integrifolia cultivar HAES 741 chromosome 5, SCU_Mint_v3, whole genome shotgun sequence genome containing:
- the LOC122078325 gene encoding cytochrome c1-2, heme protein, mitochondrial-like encodes the protein MAAGRAIQQLLKRKLQSQYTAPPALSSLISKQDQDGSRSAGMKSLRLFALLGAGVSGLLSFATVASADEAEHGLECPNYPWPHEGILSSYDHSSIRRGHQVYQQVCASCHSVSLLSFRDLVGVAYTEEETKAMAAEIEVVDGPNDEGEMFTRPGKISDRFPQPYLNEQAARFANGGAYPPDLSLITKARHNGQNYVFSLLTGYRDPPAGVSIREGLHYNPYFPGGAIAMPKMLIDDAVEYEDGTPATESQMGKDVVTFLSWAAEPEMEERKLMGFKWIFLLSLALLQAGYYRRLKWSVVKSRKLVLNVLN